In the genome of Archangium lipolyticum, the window CCTTCCCCGATCTCGGCTGCGACTCCCTCGCCATCCTGCAGGTGGAGGCCCGGCTCAGCCAGGACTTCGGCGTCCACATCCCGGAGCTGATGTTCCAGAAGATGACGCCGCGCGAGGCCATCGCCTACGTCAACCAGAACGCCGCCGCCCATGGCGCCGCGCAGCAGGGAGTTTGAACATGATTGGGTATACCGACAATTCGATCACCATCCGCGCCCCCATGAACCTGGTCTGGCGGATGACCAATGATCTCGAGTCCTGGCCCGACCTGTTCAGCGAGTACGCCTCCGTCGAGATCCTGAATCGGGACGGCCAGACGGTGCGCTTCCGGCTGACCATGCACCCCGACCAGAACGGGAAGATCTGGAGCTGGGTGTCCGAGCGCACCCTGGAGCCAGAGACCCGAACGGTGCGCGCGCATCGTGTCGAGCCCGGCCCATTCGAATACATGCGCATCCAGTGGTCCTACAGCGAGGTCGAGGACGGCATCGAGATGCGCTGGGTGCAGCAGTTCAAGATGAGACCGGATGCGCCCGTGAGTGACGAGGCGATGACCCAGCACATCAACCGGAACTCGGTCATCCAGATGGGTCGCATCAAGCGTCTGGTGGAAGAGGCAGCCGCGGCCCAGGTGGGGCAGGCGCCCGCCGTGGCGGCTCAGCAGGCATGACATGGAGAACGCAATGCAGCTCGATTTGAAGGGTAGGAGTGCACTGGTCACCGGCGGTTCCCGAGGCATCGGGCGCGCCATCACGCTCGCGCTCGCACGGCAGGGAGTCAACGTGGTGACCTGCTACCGGCGGGAGAGCGAGGCGGTGGAGTCGCTGGCCCGGGAGGCCAGGGTGCTCGGGAACGTGGAGCTCGTCCAGGCGGACGTGAGCCGGGAGGAGGAGGTGGTCCGGCTGCTCGAGAAGTGCCGCGAGCGCCTCGGAAGGCTGGACATCGTGGTGAACAATGCCGGAGCGATCAGCCACGTCCCCCTGTCCGATCTCACCCAGACGGAGTGGCATCGGATGCTGGACACCAACCTCACGTCCGTCTTCCTGGTCATCCGTGAAGCACTGCCCCTCCTGTCGGACGGGGCCTCGGTGATCAACGTCGGGTCGAGTGTCGCCACGCGCGGGATGGCGGCCGGTGCACATTACACGGCCTCGAAGGCGGGTCTCATCGGCCTGACCCGCTCGTTGTGCAAGGAGTTGGGGCCGCGAGGCATCCGCGTCAACACCCTGGCACCGGGCATCATCGAGACAGACATGGTGTCCAGGCTGACGCCCGAGCAGCGCAAGAAGTACGAGGCCATGTCCGCGGTGGGCCGGCTCGGCCAGGCGGACGACATCGCCGGTGCGGTGCTCTACCTGGCCAGCGATCTCTCCCGGTTCGTTTCTGGAGTCACTCTCGAAGTCAATGGAGGCATCTGATGTACGACAAGATTTTCCGTGTGGAGCTCACGATGGATGTCCAGCCCGGTACCGAGCAGGAGTTCGAGCGGGTCTGGTTGGAAGTGGGCCAGACCGTGGCGGATCATCCCGACAATATCTCCCAGTGGCTGTCCGCCAGCCGCGAATCCCCGGGGAA includes:
- a CDS encoding acyl carrier protein, whose protein sequence is MRNLTIEQLNQIIYECMGESNVVREDGVDSTFPDLGCDSLAILQVEARLSQDFGVHIPELMFQKMTPREAIAYVNQNAAAHGAAQQGV
- a CDS encoding SRPBCC family protein, with product MIGYTDNSITIRAPMNLVWRMTNDLESWPDLFSEYASVEILNRDGQTVRFRLTMHPDQNGKIWSWVSERTLEPETRTVRAHRVEPGPFEYMRIQWSYSEVEDGIEMRWVQQFKMRPDAPVSDEAMTQHINRNSVIQMGRIKRLVEEAAAAQVGQAPAVAAQQA
- a CDS encoding SDR family NAD(P)-dependent oxidoreductase, producing the protein MENAMQLDLKGRSALVTGGSRGIGRAITLALARQGVNVVTCYRRESEAVESLAREARVLGNVELVQADVSREEEVVRLLEKCRERLGRLDIVVNNAGAISHVPLSDLTQTEWHRMLDTNLTSVFLVIREALPLLSDGASVINVGSSVATRGMAAGAHYTASKAGLIGLTRSLCKELGPRGIRVNTLAPGIIETDMVSRLTPEQRKKYEAMSAVGRLGQADDIAGAVLYLASDLSRFVSGVTLEVNGGI